The DNA region AGCATGTCAAAAGTCACAAGAAGCCATAACGGTAAATCCAAATGAGGATAGTATGAATGAAGAAAGTGAATCAATCATCCAGGAAGAAGCTCAGCCGATTAAGGCGGTTGTTAGAGTGGGAACCCTTAAGGGGCCAACTGGTATGGGTATGGTAAGACTAATGGAACAATCTGAAAAAGGAGAAACAACCCTTAACTATACCTTTGAAGTACTAGATAGTCCTGATGAACTGGTGAGCAAGATTATCAGCGGGGAAGTGGATGTTGCTGCTGTACCAACAAATGTTGCACTCTTACTATACAATAAGACGGAAGGTGAGGTAATGGTTGCCGCTGTTAACACTCTGGGTGTACTGTCTTTACTAGAAAACGGAAACGAGATTCATGAGATCAGTGATCTTAAGGATAAAACAGTTTATGTAAGTGGTAAAGGTGCTTCACCTGATTTCATTCTACAGTTTTTACTAGAAAAAGCCGGTTTGGTTATAAATCAAGATGTGACATTAGCATACAATCTTCAGCATGCAGACTTGGCGGCAGCTATGGCGGAAGGCGATGTTGCTATTGGTCTATTGCCTCAGCCCCATGTAACCACGGCGATGATGAAGAATCCCGAACTAAGGATTGCAGTGGATATGACCAAAGTGTGGGAAGAAGCCAATGTAGGCAATCAATTGGCAATGGGTGTTCTTGTGGCACAGACTGCCTTCGCTAAGACCAACCAAGAGACGCTTAACTTATTTTTAGAAGAATACGAGGCATCTGTGGTCTATGTAAATGAAAATATTGAGGAATCAGCCCAGTTGGTTGAAACGATGGGTATATTGCCAAGTGCAGCTATTGCCCAAAAAGCCATACCTTTTTCAAATATTGTGTACATTGATGTTGATGAAGCAAGACCCTTTTTAGATGCATACTTTAAGGTGCTTTATGATTTTGAACCGAATTCAATCGGCGGGAAATTGGCAGATGATGCTTTTTATTATGAGAAGTAGAAGATGGATCAAAAGACTTGGGATTGGTTTGTTATGGTTAGCGCTTTGGCATCTTACATATAAGGTCGTTGACCGTGCCTTATATGTGCCATCCGTGATGAGTGTTATTAAGGCCTTACTTGGCTTAGTTGTAGATATTAGATTTTGGCAGATCATTGCTGCATCCATATACCGGGTATTGGCAGGTCTTTTTCTTTCACTTATATTTGGTGTTTTCATGGGTGTTGCATGTGGTTTGAATGGATGGTTATATGATTTTATCAATCCAATTGTCAAAGCCATTAAAGCGACACCTGTTATATCATTTATTATCATTGCATTAATATGGTTTAAATCAACGAATGTGCCTATTTTTATAGGTTTCTTAATGTGTTTTCCGATCATATGGACCAATGTGGTTGCTGGTATCCGGAATATAGATATTAAGCTTATTGAAATGGCGAAAGTCTATCAGCTGAAAAGAGCTGTCATCATTAGAAAAATCTACTTGCCACATATTAAGCCCCTTTTTACAACTGGGGTTATTATGGCATTGGGTCTTGGGTGGAAGGTGAGTGTAGCGGCAGAGGTACTTAGCCACCCCCAATATGCGATAGGTAGTAATCTTCATAGTGCTAAAGCTTATCTGGATACACCCCTGCTTTTTGCATGGACCATCGTGGTGATTGTATTAAGCTTTATGTTTGAGAGCTTTTTTACTTTATGGACAAAAGAAAGTAGGAAAACATCATGATTTTATCAATAAAAAACATACATAAATCTTATGGGAATCTGAATGTATTACAAGATTTCAGTTTGGAACTGGATAAAAGTCGAATTCATTGCTTTTTCGGCCCTTCAGGTTGTGGTAAAACCACATTGATGCATGTGATGGCAGGTATTTTGAAGCCGGATTCAGGCGAAATTATCATACCTAAGGACATACGTTTTTCTTATATATTTCAAGAAGAAAGATTATTACCATGGATGACGGTTGAGGAAAATGTAGCACTGGTCTTACAAGACCTTAAGGATCAGGGAAGTATTGAAAGACAAGTAAAAGCCAGTCTTTCGTTAGTTGAGCTCAATGATTTCGCGAAGTATTTTCCCAGTGAACTTAGTGGTGGGATGCGCCAAAGGGTATCAATAGCAAGAGCTTTCGCCTATGAAGGCGAGGTGTTGGCCATGGATGAACCTTTTAAAGGATTGCATTTAAAGTTAAAACAAAACCTAATGGATGCCATTTATAAGTACTGGACCCTTCATAAACCGTATACTTATTTTATCACCCATGATATTGATGATGCTCTATATATAGCCGATGATATATACATTTTTGACGGACCACCTATGCGACTTGTAGAGAAAATTAATATTCAGATACCTCATGAACTTAGAAAAGACCATCCTGAGCTTCTAATGGATTACAAAATCAAACTATCTAACCAGACGACAAGTTTGACACAACCATCAAACTAAGTTTCACTAAATCACTAAAATCTATAGATTACGTTGATACATTCATAACTATAGATTCTAGTGAAAGTTCAACTATAAGTTTGACACTTTAACCATAGTATAATATATTAAGGGTAGGGTGGAGGAGGTTGATTATGATGAATATTTCCAAACATGCGTGGATGGTTCTGGTTACTGTTATAACTTATATAATCATGGTGGCGACCAACGCTCTAGCTAATATTTTGCCGATTAACGGCGTTAATACAGGTGCTGTATCAGAACGATATAGCAACTTGTTTGCACCTGCTGGCATTACCTTTACCATATGGGGATTGATTTACTTATTATTACTTGGCCACGTAGTCTATCAAATGGTAGCAATAAAGACGCCGGATAACTATAATAAAAAAATGCTCTACGAGATTGGCATTCTTTTTTCTATATCTTCTATTACAAATACAACTTGGATTTTTATGTGGCATTATGACCATATAGGCATCACCTTATTTTTAATGTTGATTCTTTTACTAACACTCATAGCAATCCGTACAAGAATTGAAAAATATACCTTAAATCTTACTCAAAAACTTTGGGTTAGATTACCTTTTAGCATTTATTTTGGATGGATAACAGTCGCAACGATAGCAAATGTGACCACTTATTTGGTATCGATACAATGGATGGGATTTAGTCTTCCGGAATCTTTCTGGACAAATATCATTTTGTTTGTCGGTGGTATCATAGGGATAATGACGCTTATACGTTTTAGAGATATGGCTTATGGTTTTGTTATTGTATGGGCTTATATGGGTATTCTAATCAAACATCTGTCACCGGAAGGGTATAAGGGTGACTATCTCAGTGTCATCGTTTCGACCATAGTCGTCATCCTGATGGTGGTATTTGCCGAGTTTCTAGTTTTACGCTATAAATTAACAAAGAAGCGCCATCACAATCAAGTCTAAAAGTATAAAATCGCATGAATGCTTCATTACTTAATATGTGAAGACCAAAGTAATATTAAAAAAATGCTATCATCTAATAAGATTGTCTATACAATTAGTTCTAAATCATCATGAAACCCATGTAAAATAGAATAAGAATAAACAAAGGAGCGAAACCATGAATAAAAGAATCACTTTTATGACAATTCTTATATTGTCCATGATTCTCCTGTTTCTTTTAGGAATGGGCCTATATCTTTCTAATAGTATTGCAGAAGCGACAAAGGGCGAATACTTGTGGGAATCGATGTTGCCGGCAGAGTATCACGTTATGGTTATCTTAGATAAATCTAATCAGACCTATGACCAATCTTTCAGAGAAGGTTTGAAACAATCCAGTGAGGACTATAAGATTGCTGTTGAAATCATCATGTTTGAAGGAGAAAATGTTGAAGATGAAGTGTTAAATATGATGGATCTAGCGATTTATGCAAAAGTAGATGGTGTTATTGTTCATGCTTTTGATAATCCTAGAATCATAAACAAAATAGATGAGCTCATGAGTCTGGGGATTGCTGTGATTACGTTGAATGAAGATTTGCCGCAAACTGACAGAGTTAGTTATGTTGGTGTCAATCGATATAAAATAGGCCTTGAAGCAGGTGGAGCACTTGCAAAGGCAACGGATGGTGTAGGGAAAATAGCTGTCATCGAGCAACAAAACTACCAGAAGCTGAGCAATCAACAACAGGACCTATTATTACTAGGGATTACAGATGCATTAAGAGATTATCCAGGTCTTAGTCTTGAACTGGTAAGATATACCAAACAAGGCCTTTTAAATGCCGAGATTTTGGCGACTGAAATCACGAGAAATCACCCGGATATTAACGGGATTTTTTGCACCAATGCTGAGAATACACTTGGCGTGGTTCAAGTATTGGTAGATAATAACTTGGTCAACCGCATTGCTCTTGTGGGTTATGGTGATGATGATGAGATTTTAGGTTATATTGAAAGAGGAAAAATCATTGAAAGTGCAGTCGTAACAGATTATAAAGATATTGGGAAGGAAGCATTGAAAGTTTTTTATGAGTATAAGACAAACAGTTATGTACCAAGCTACATCAATACAGCCCTTCAAGTAATTGATGAAGAAAATATTGCCGCCTATATGACTGAAAAGAGTGAAGCCTATGACGAAAATCAATAAATTCAGTTCCATAAGAAATAACATGATTGTCTATACTTTGAGTATTATATTTCTAATGACGGTACTAAGTATTTATTCTTTAACAATTATGGAACGTTACCAAGGTCAAATTGAAACCATGTTTGAAAAACATATCTATCTTTCAGAAGTAGGGAATCTCATGACGGAACTCGATGAGGACTTGCTTGGTTTTTTAAGTTCAAAAAGCTCAACGAGGCTCAATGACTATATTATTAATAGCGAAAAACTTGAACTATTGGTTGAAGATGCATACGAGATGACCTTTAATGCAGAAGATATGATGTTGAAAAACATTGTAAACTTGGTAGATGCCTATATCATTGAAGGGGATGAAGCCATTGCTTATAAGCGACAAAGAAATGTTATTAAATATTATGAACACTATCAAAAAAGTGTCACTATAAAAGGTTTTATAGCGGATTATATTGACCAATTGAATAATAAACAACTCAATCGAAATTCAGTAACTTATACGCAGTTGGTGAGACAAATCATGATACTTCAGAATATAACCTATATGATTGTCATTGTACTCATCGGTTTGTCTTTAATGATTGTCTATCTAATCACATCAAGAATGGTAAAACCTTTTAGTCATCTATCACATGCTGCAGAAGAGATCGCACTTGGGAACTTTGATACTGAGGATATAGTAGTAGAATCCGAGGATGAGTTCTTGTTGCTAGCAACCGCATTTAACCATATGAAAAATAGCATCAAAAGTTATATTGGTGAGATCAAGAAGAATGCTGAGACTGAGGCAAAGTTAAAAGATGAGCAACTCAAAAATATAAAAATGGAACATTTATTGGATAATGCTAAACTCTATGCATTACAGTCTCAAATCAACCCTCATTTTTTATTTAATACCATTAACGCCGGTGTTCAGATGTCTATTATGGAAAGAGCCACAAAAACCAGTCAGTTTTTTCAAACCATGGCCAGCTTATTTCGTTATAACATCCAAAAGATGGATTCAAGTTGCACGCTAGAGGAAGAAATAAAGAACATCAAAGACTATTATGAGTTGCTGAAGGTAAGGTTTGGCGATCGTATACGCTTTCAATTTAACATTGACTCCAAAGCTTTAGGCATGAAAGTACCGCCACTTATTCTCCAGCCATTGGTCGAGAATGCTTATGTCCATGGATTAAGTGGGTTAGAAGAAGGTGGAACGATAACCATAAACGTGGTTGATGAATGGGATGCTACTTTCATTACTGTAAAAGACACAGGCAAAGGTATGACGGCACATGTAGCCGATCAGATTCTAAACAAAGAAAGAGAAGACTACGCCTATACCAAATTTGGAATCGGTATTAGAAATGTACGTGACCGTTTGGAGTTATTCTTTCATCAGTCCGACCTATTTAAAATCGAATGTGAAAAAGGAGCGGGGGTTAAAATTATTATGAAGATTCCCCATACTAAGGAGTGATGAGATGTTTAAGTTAATGATAGCAGACGATGAGCAGATTGTTGTAGATGGCATTGAGTTCATGGTTAAGGATTTATTTGATAATATAGAAGTTGTTGCGAAAGTGAATTCTGGAAGAGAGGCCATTGAAGCTACGATGACAGTGGTACCGGATATTGTCCTGATGGATATCAAGATGCCGGGTATCAATGGTATTGAAGCGATTACCAATATCAAAAAGCGTCACCATAACACCAAATTTGTCATTATCTCTGCTTACGAGCAGTTTGAATATGCTAAGCAAGCCGTAGAACTTGGTGTCAGCGATTACATTCTGAAACCGGTAAGCTTTGACAATCTAAAACAGGTTTTGATTAAAATCATGTCAGAGATTGAAGAAGAAAGGCAGCAAAAGAAACGTGAAATTGAAAATAGGGAAAAGTTGGAGAAAGTCATACCTGTTCTAGAACATGGTTTTATCTATTCTATACTTATGAACACAGATTATAGAGATGAATTATACAAGTACCGAGACTTGTTTGAAATTAATAAAGAATTGGCCTATATCATGGTCCTGGAATTTACAGAAGAAGGAGAAGGAAGTCAGAATGTCATAGGAACAGGCGTAAGAACCCAGTCCTTTTATCCGAAAGTACAAAGCATCATCAAATATAAGTGTAAGTGTATCATAGGCCCAATGATTATCAACAGAATAACCATTATGATTTATGAGGACCAGTTTGAAAAAGAATACGAACAGAGGGTAAAAGCGATAAAACTCGCAGAGAGTATACAAACAGCCATTAATGAATGGATTGATGTAAAAATTCATATAGGGATTGGTTCCTGCTACAAATTAGATAAGATTAAGAATTCACTTGAGGAAGCCTTTCATACCCTCAACCGGATTAGTGGTGACCCAAGCTTGCATATTAATGACATACTGGAACGTGAACCGAATGATGGTGAGTATACTTATGTAGATATAAAAGGTGATGAGACACATATTATCCAGTTGATAGAAAGTGGCAACGAAGAACTGTTGGTTAAAGAACTGGGTGTTTTCTTTAATAAAATCGAGAAAAAATTTGGCAGTTCACTACTGGATATGACCAATATAATGACGGAAATGATGGTTATGGTACTCAGTTGCTCTTTTAGGCACAATCTAGACGAAGGTGAGGTTGGCTATTCAACATACTTGGGGGAACTTAGACGTATTGAACATGTTATTGAACTCCAAAATTGGTGCCTTAGAAAGATGGTATATGTATCACAGATGATACAGAGTAAGCGTCACCTACATATATCCAAAATCGTATTAAAGGCTAAAGAGTACATTGACGCAAGATATAATGAAGAGTTGAGTTTGACGGATATTTCAAAAGAAGTCGCCATTAGTCCACAGTATTTTAGTAAAATATTCAAAGAAGAGATTGGCCTTAGTTTTGTAGAATATGTGAGAGAGAAACGGATGGATGTGGCAAAAGAATTGTTAAAAACTAAAAACTACTCGGTTAAGGAGATTTGTTATAAGATTGGCTATAATGATCCAAACTATTTTAGTCGTTTGTTTAAGAAACTGGTAGGTGTATCACCAACAGATTTTAAATAAAGGTGGGGTGTTATGAAATTGAATAAAAAGAGATCAAGACTATTGCTGGTCACAGTTATTTCATTGGGGTTGTTCCTTAGTGCCATCTGGTTAATTGTTGTTGTTATAGAAAAAATAGATAAAGATAATAACAAGATTGTTATTGGCTATTGTGCGGATAACTTAGTAATTGAAAGATGGCAACGGGATCAAGAAATATTTAAGGCCAAAGCAATAGAATTAGGAGCAGAGGTTATTGTCTATAATGCCAATGAGAATAATGAGACTCAAAACAGACAAATACGCATGCTCATTGACCAAGAGGTGGATGTCATCGTCGTCGTGCCTTATGAAAAAGATGGTATCAAAGAAGCAATAGATGAAGCCAGGAAGGCAGGTATTAAAGTCATTGCTTATGACCGTCTAATTACGGGTGTTGACATTGATGCCTACATATCTTTTGACAATGTTAAAGTGGGTGCACTCCAAGCGGAGTCACTTATTGAACAAGTCCCAACCGGCAACTATGTCATCATCAACGGTTCACCTGAAGATAATAATTCTTATATGTTTAATGAAGGTTATATGTCAGTCTTAGATGATTATGTAGGATATGGAGAGATTGATATTATTGCTGAAATATGGGCTGAAGATTGGCGTGAGGAGCCGGCTTATGATTTGATATCTAGGCTTATAGAGCAAGGAGAACAAATTGATGCTATTATAGGGGCTAACGATCGATTAGCAGAAGCTGCCATTCGGGCACTTGCAGAAGCCGGCCAAGCCGGAACAGTCTTTGTTGCAGGTCATGATGCTGACATCTCAGCATGTCAAAGAATCGTAGAAGGCACCCAACATGTGACCATCTATAAACCAATAAAAAAGTTAGCAGAAGCCGCAGCAACCTTAGCGGTTGATCTAGCAAAAGGTCAAAATCCTCATGAAGATGAGACCATCAATAATGGTATTGAAGATATTCCATATATAAAATTAGATGTGATGACTGTGACCAAGGAGACCATGTTAGAGACAGTTGTTAAAGATGGTTTTCACGACAAAGAAGACATTTATAGAGAGTAGCATTATATTAATCGTAAAATAGTTTAGATAAAATATATAAATGTAAACAGAATGTTAAATTTGTCATGATTTTGTCGTATTGTAGCCATGGTGATTATGTTCATATTTAAATATAATAATAAATGTAACTGCAATTCATATATTTAAATGGAGGATAATTATGAAAAAACTAGTATCATTGTTATTAATTGCAACATTAGTTATGAGTTTATTGGCTTTATCAGGTTGTGGGAAAACTGAGGAAGCTCCAGCAACACCAGACACAACTACAGAAACACCAACTGAAGAACCAGCAGAACCATCAGAAGATGGAACAGTTGACATCGGTATTGTTCTTCCTACTAAAGAAGAACCACGTTGGGTACAAGACGAACAAAGATTCTTAGATGCAATAGGCAGTACAGATTATAGTGTTGAGATTCTATTTAGCCAAGGTGACTCAGGACGTGAAATGCAAAACGTTCAAACACTTATCGCTAAAGGTATCAAAGTACTCATCATAACACCTCAAGATGGTGACGCAGCAGCAGCAGCGGTTCAAGAAGCAAAAGCTGAAGGTATTACAGTTATTTCCTATGACAGACTTGTTACCAACACAGATGCAGTTGATTATTATATCACATTCAACTCTATTTCAGTTGGTGCAGCTCAAGGACAATTCCTTGTTGATAACTTAGGAGACGGAACAGGCGAAAACCTATACCTATATGCAGGTGCAGCAACAGACAACAACGCATTCTTATTCTTTGAAGGTGCTTGGGGTGTGCTTCAACCTAAAATCGCTGACGGTTCATTTGTAGTTCAGAACTCATCAAAAGCTGTTGAGTACATGAACAAAGCAGAATTAACACGTGAAGAAATGGGCGAAATCATCGAGCAAATCACAACAGACTGGAAACCAGAAGTTGCTAAGTCAAAAGCAGAATCACACATTACAGCAGCACCTCCATCAGGCAAAACTTTCATCTTAGCACCAAACGACGGAACAGCTCGTGCAATTTATGATCAATTTGCTAGAGAAGAAGGATTAGAAATATACGTTACTGGTCAAGATGCAGAAACAGCTTCTATTCAATATGTAATCGATGGAAAACAAAGCATGACAGTACTTAAAGACGTAAGAGACCTTGTTAAAGGTGCAATTACAACTGCAACAGAAGTACTTGAAGGCGCAACTATTGAAACAAACGGCGAATATGATAATGGCGCAGTTGTTGTTCCAGCAAAAGACATTCAAGTTATCACAGTTACAACAGATAACGTTCAAGAAACCATTATTGATTCAGGATACTATGAAGCATCTGAATTCACAGGTCTATAAAAAACATTCATAAATCATTGAACATTATGACTTAAAAATGAATTTAGTAATAGTGATAGACCCACATGGGTTTATCACTATTCTATTGAATGAGACACATAACAGATTCTAATTGGCTGGTTGCTAAGCAACCAAATTGCTGATTGTTAAACAATCAAATCGGCAGGTGGCCAAGCGATTCATGTAAGAATGATAGGAGCTCTATTATGGCAAATATATTAGAAATGCGTAACATTACAAAAGAATTTCCGGGTGTAAAAGCCTTGGACCAAGTTAACTTTGAAGTTGAAGAAGGCGAAATCCATTGCCTAGTGGGTGAAAATGGTGCAGGTAAGTCAACCCTTATGAAAGTTTTAAGTGGTGTGTATCCTTATGGCACTTACTCTGGTGATATTGTCCTTAACAATGAAGTTCAGAATTTTTCACGTATTAGTGACAGTGAAAAAAAAGGTGTCGCAATCATCTATCAAGAATTGGCATTGATTCCAGATTTGTCCGTTTATGAAAATATCTTTTTAGGTCATGAAATTCAAAAAAGAGGTATTGTAAATTGGCATGATACAAAAGCGGAAGCAGCCAAAATGTTAAAAAAAGTCAAACTAGAAATACACCCGGCATCAAAAATTATTGATCTTGGTGTGGGCGTACAACAGCTTATTGAGATTGCAAAAGCATTAAGCAAAGAGGTTAAATTATTGATTTTAGATGAACCGACGGCCGCATTAAATGAAAGTGATAGCGAAAATCTACTGGAGTTACTTAAAGATCTTAAAAAACAAGGCGTAACTTCAATTATGATTTCACATAAATTAAAAGAAGTTATAGCCATAGCCGATACAGTGACAGTATTAAGAGATGGCAAGACCATATGCTCTCTAAAAGCTGACAAAGGCGAAGTCAATGAAAAAGAAATCATTAAATATATGGTTGGTCGTGAGATTAATGATATATTCCCAAAAAGACTAGAAAAGAATTTTGGCGAAGTACAGCTAGAAGTGAAAAATTGGTCAGCCTTTGACCGTAAGTTGGGAAGACATGTTGTGAAAGATGCCAATTTCAATGTCAGAAAAGGCGAGATTGTTGGTATTGCAGGGCTGATGGGTGCCGGCAGAACAGAGTTTGCCCTTAGTATTTTTGGCAATTCAAAGTCATATGACATTTCTGGTGAGGTTCTGATTAATAATCAATTGGTCAGTCTGAAAAAACCTAAGGATGCTATTGATAATGGTTTGGCATATGTTTCAGAAGACAGAAAAGGTAATGGCTTAATACTCATACAAGATATTAAGCAAAACATCACCGTAGCCAATCTAAGTAAATTATCAAATTATATGGTCGTTAATAAGAATGAAGAAATTGAAATAGCAGAAAAGTATAGAGAATCGATGAACATAAAAACCCCTTCCATTGAACAAAAAGTAATGAATCTCAGTGGTGGTAATCAACAAAAAGTAGCACTTTCCAAATGGCTTTTTGTAGAACCGAATGTCCTCATATTAGATGAACCTACAAGGGGTATTGATGTCGGCGCCAAATATGAAATATACACCATCATGAACGAACTTGTAACCAAAGGATTGAGTATCATCATGATTTCATCTGAGTTGCCGGAAGTGCTTGGCATGAGCGACCGAGTTTATGTTATGGCTGAGGGACGTTTGACTGGGGAATTACCAATAGAAGAAGCAACCCAAGAAAAAATAATGGAAATGGCGACTGTATAGGAGGCTAATAAAATGTTTAATGATTTAACTAAAGCGATCAAGGAAAACATACGTGATTATGGTATGTACATTGCACTCGGATTTATTATGATTATTTTCACCAACTTAACCAACGGTTTATTTATGACACCCCGTGTTATCTCGGACTTAATCGATATGACCGGTTATATCGCGGTATTATCTGTAGGTGTTACCTTAGTTATTGTTATAAGACATATTGACTTGTCCATTGGTTATATTGCCGGCTTCTTAGGAGCAGTAGCGGCTATGTTGACATCAATCGTAGGACTACCTGTAGTGATTGTAATTCCAATTATTCTTATTATGGGTATGTTGATAGGTGCATTTTGGACAGGTACCTTGGTGGCAGGTTTTAAAGTACCGGCCTTTGTTGCAACACTTGCAGCTATGACCATTTTTAGAGGATTACTTATTAGAGTGACCAACAGTGCAACTATATTTACTGCAGATGATCAGTTCAATGCTATTGGTAATGGTTACATACCGGATATTGCCAATGTTCCCGACATGCATATTCTAACGCTGATCATTGGAGGATTGATTGTTACTCTTTTTGTAGTCTTAGAAGTAAGGAATAGAATCAAGCAGATATCCTATCGACTTCATGTATCGTCATTGCCAATTTTTATAGTGAAGCTAGTGTTTGTTTCATCGATTATTATGTTTTTTATATGGAAAATAGCAAGCTTTAAAGGTCTTTCATGGACCGCGGTTATTGTTGCAATTGTTGTAGCTGTATATGCATTTATTACTAATAATACAACTCTTGGAAGGCATATATATGCTGTAGGGGGTAATCCGGAAGCAGCAGAATTATCCGGTGTAAGTGTTAAGAAAATCACCTATATTGTATTTGGTTCTATGGGTATGTTGGCTGGATTATCGGGTATACTTTTTACAGCTAGGCTTCAATCAGCTACACCAACGGCAGGTATGGGCTTTG from Petrocella atlantisensis includes:
- a CDS encoding ABC transporter substrate-binding protein, with product MRKKLKVYKVLFGIVCMMLLISACQKSQEAITVNPNEDSMNEESESIIQEEAQPIKAVVRVGTLKGPTGMGMVRLMEQSEKGETTLNYTFEVLDSPDELVSKIISGEVDVAAVPTNVALLLYNKTEGEVMVAAVNTLGVLSLLENGNEIHEISDLKDKTVYVSGKGASPDFILQFLLEKAGLVINQDVTLAYNLQHADLAAAMAEGDVAIGLLPQPHVTTAMMKNPELRIAVDMTKVWEEANVGNQLAMGVLVAQTAFAKTNQETLNLFLEEYEASVVYVNENIEESAQLVETMGILPSAAIAQKAIPFSNIVYIDVDEARPFLDAYFKVLYDFEPNSIGGKLADDAFYYEK
- a CDS encoding ABC transporter permease, coding for MRSRRWIKRLGIGLLWLALWHLTYKVVDRALYVPSVMSVIKALLGLVVDIRFWQIIAASIYRVLAGLFLSLIFGVFMGVACGLNGWLYDFINPIVKAIKATPVISFIIIALIWFKSTNVPIFIGFLMCFPIIWTNVVAGIRNIDIKLIEMAKVYQLKRAVIIRKIYLPHIKPLFTTGVIMALGLGWKVSVAAEVLSHPQYAIGSNLHSAKAYLDTPLLFAWTIVVIVLSFMFESFFTLWTKESRKTS
- a CDS encoding ABC transporter ATP-binding protein; its protein translation is MILSIKNIHKSYGNLNVLQDFSLELDKSRIHCFFGPSGCGKTTLMHVMAGILKPDSGEIIIPKDIRFSYIFQEERLLPWMTVEENVALVLQDLKDQGSIERQVKASLSLVELNDFAKYFPSELSGGMRQRVSIARAFAYEGEVLAMDEPFKGLHLKLKQNLMDAIYKYWTLHKPYTYFITHDIDDALYIADDIYIFDGPPMRLVEKINIQIPHELRKDHPELLMDYKIKLSNQTTSLTQPSN
- a CDS encoding tryptophan-rich sensory protein; the protein is MMNISKHAWMVLVTVITYIIMVATNALANILPINGVNTGAVSERYSNLFAPAGITFTIWGLIYLLLLGHVVYQMVAIKTPDNYNKKMLYEIGILFSISSITNTTWIFMWHYDHIGITLFLMLILLLTLIAIRTRIEKYTLNLTQKLWVRLPFSIYFGWITVATIANVTTYLVSIQWMGFSLPESFWTNIILFVGGIIGIMTLIRFRDMAYGFVIVWAYMGILIKHLSPEGYKGDYLSVIVSTIVVILMVVFAEFLVLRYKLTKKRHHNQV
- a CDS encoding sugar ABC transporter substrate-binding protein; amino-acid sequence: MNKRITFMTILILSMILLFLLGMGLYLSNSIAEATKGEYLWESMLPAEYHVMVILDKSNQTYDQSFREGLKQSSEDYKIAVEIIMFEGENVEDEVLNMMDLAIYAKVDGVIVHAFDNPRIINKIDELMSLGIAVITLNEDLPQTDRVSYVGVNRYKIGLEAGGALAKATDGVGKIAVIEQQNYQKLSNQQQDLLLLGITDALRDYPGLSLELVRYTKQGLLNAEILATEITRNHPDINGIFCTNAENTLGVVQVLVDNNLVNRIALVGYGDDDEILGYIERGKIIESAVVTDYKDIGKEALKVFYEYKTNSYVPSYINTALQVIDEENIAAYMTEKSEAYDENQ
- a CDS encoding sensor histidine kinase, encoding MTKINKFSSIRNNMIVYTLSIIFLMTVLSIYSLTIMERYQGQIETMFEKHIYLSEVGNLMTELDEDLLGFLSSKSSTRLNDYIINSEKLELLVEDAYEMTFNAEDMMLKNIVNLVDAYIIEGDEAIAYKRQRNVIKYYEHYQKSVTIKGFIADYIDQLNNKQLNRNSVTYTQLVRQIMILQNITYMIVIVLIGLSLMIVYLITSRMVKPFSHLSHAAEEIALGNFDTEDIVVESEDEFLLLATAFNHMKNSIKSYIGEIKKNAETEAKLKDEQLKNIKMEHLLDNAKLYALQSQINPHFLFNTINAGVQMSIMERATKTSQFFQTMASLFRYNIQKMDSSCTLEEEIKNIKDYYELLKVRFGDRIRFQFNIDSKALGMKVPPLILQPLVENAYVHGLSGLEEGGTITINVVDEWDATFITVKDTGKGMTAHVADQILNKEREDYAYTKFGIGIRNVRDRLELFFHQSDLFKIECEKGAGVKIIMKIPHTKE
- a CDS encoding response regulator transcription factor, which codes for MFKLMIADDEQIVVDGIEFMVKDLFDNIEVVAKVNSGREAIEATMTVVPDIVLMDIKMPGINGIEAITNIKKRHHNTKFVIISAYEQFEYAKQAVELGVSDYILKPVSFDNLKQVLIKIMSEIEEERQQKKREIENREKLEKVIPVLEHGFIYSILMNTDYRDELYKYRDLFEINKELAYIMVLEFTEEGEGSQNVIGTGVRTQSFYPKVQSIIKYKCKCIIGPMIINRITIMIYEDQFEKEYEQRVKAIKLAESIQTAINEWIDVKIHIGIGSCYKLDKIKNSLEEAFHTLNRISGDPSLHINDILEREPNDGEYTYVDIKGDETHIIQLIESGNEELLVKELGVFFNKIEKKFGSSLLDMTNIMTEMMVMVLSCSFRHNLDEGEVGYSTYLGELRRIEHVIELQNWCLRKMVYVSQMIQSKRHLHISKIVLKAKEYIDARYNEELSLTDISKEVAISPQYFSKIFKEEIGLSFVEYVREKRMDVAKELLKTKNYSVKEICYKIGYNDPNYFSRLFKKLVGVSPTDFK
- a CDS encoding substrate-binding domain-containing protein; this encodes MKLNKKRSRLLLVTVISLGLFLSAIWLIVVVIEKIDKDNNKIVIGYCADNLVIERWQRDQEIFKAKAIELGAEVIVYNANENNETQNRQIRMLIDQEVDVIVVVPYEKDGIKEAIDEARKAGIKVIAYDRLITGVDIDAYISFDNVKVGALQAESLIEQVPTGNYVIINGSPEDNNSYMFNEGYMSVLDDYVGYGEIDIIAEIWAEDWREEPAYDLISRLIEQGEQIDAIIGANDRLAEAAIRALAEAGQAGTVFVAGHDADISACQRIVEGTQHVTIYKPIKKLAEAAATLAVDLAKGQNPHEDETINNGIEDIPYIKLDVMTVTKETMLETVVKDGFHDKEDIYRE